The Candidatus Sulfotelmatobacter sp. region ATCTTCGCCTCCGCCGCGCCCAGCGCCTCAAAGATCGCAATCGCCGTTTTCTTCGCCGTCTCGCTGATCGCTGCCCGCCCGATGATTCCGCGAATCTCAGTCAGTCCTCGTCCATGCGAATGCTCGTGAGTATGAGAATGCTCATGGGAATGTTCGTGTGGCGCGGGCGCTCCCTTCGACAAGCTCAGGGCAGGCTCTGAGCCTGTCGAAAGGGCAGGCTCTGCCCGCGAACTCTCGCCATGAGCAGTCTGCGGATGCGAATGACGATCCGCAGGTTCTTGTGCATGCGGATGTTCGTGCCCGCGCTCATGGCCATGTCCGTGTTGATGGTCAGCTAGCGCGGGCGAGAGGGGACGCGCCGCATCTTGCTTCGCCCAATATTCCTCCCGCGGCAAATCCTTTTCCCCGTCCACCCAAACGTCCACCTTGGTCGCAGAAATCCCGGTGCGGACGACTCGCGAAATCTCCAACCGCGCTCCCACTCCCAAGGCCGTAACGGTCTCTTCCAGCACCCGCCGCGGAACTCCGGCATCAATGAGCGCGCCCAAGAACATATCGCCGCTCATTCCGGAAAAACACTCTAGGTAGGCAATCCGCATAAGAAAAACCGTCGTCGGTCGTCAGTCGCTGGTCGTTGATCGTTGATCGTTGATCGTTGGTCGTTGATCCTGGGGCGTTCGGCGAACCGGTGCTTGGCCGCCAGATCCTGCCGGACCGGTTTGCCGACGCCGAAGACGAATCCTTCATCATAGGTAAGCTCCCACGCCTCGGTCAAACGTGCGGCCGACGCTCACTCTGATAAAATCACCGTTTCTTCAATCACTTAGAGGGATTTCTTGTACCGTCATCTCGAACACCGTCTCGCCCAGCGTGTGCTGGAGTGTTTACAGAGTCGCTATCCCGGCGTCGCGCTGCCAAGAGTTGTCGTCGAACAGCCTCCGAAGGTCGAGCTCGGCGATTTCGCGATCCCAATTTTTCCCTTCGCCAAGCCCCTGCGCTCCGCGCCGTTGAAGATCGCCGAAGCGATCCGCGATGAAATCGGACCCATTGAAGGTATTGCCGGAATCCAGGTCGCACCTCCGGGCTATCTGAACGTCAGTATCAATCGCGGATGGATGGCATCTGCACTCGCCGCCGATCGGAAACCCGCGGTTGAAGTTCCCCCCGGGAAGATTCTGGTCGAGCACTCCAGCATCAATCCCAATAAAGCGGCGCACATCGGCCACCTTCGCAATGCCATTCTCGGTGACACCTTCGTCCGGCTGCTGCGCTATGCCGGGCGTTCGGTCGACATCCAGAACTATATCGACAACACCGGGGTGCAGGTCGCCGATGTTGTCGTGGGCTTCACTCACATCGAGAAGAAATCGCGCGCGGAAATCGAGACGCTCACGCGCCAGCCGCGCTTTGACTACTACTGTTGGGATCTCTACGCGCGCGTCTCGCAATGGTACGAGGCCGACAAACAGAATCTGCAATTTCGCCTTCAGACGCTGCACGCCATCGAAGACGCATCTTCGGAGACGGCGGCCATCGCCGATTCGATCTCGGTTGCGGTGCTGCGGCGCCATCTCGAAACCATGGATCGCCTCGACATCGAATACGATTTCCTTCCCCGCGAAAGCGAAATCCTTCAGCTGCACTTCTGGGACGCGGCCTTTATCAGGCTCAAAGAAAGCGGCGTGCTAACTTTCGAGACTGAAGGCAAGAATAAGGGTTGCTGGGTCATGCGCCGCGCGGGAACCAGCGCGGAACAGGGAGCCGCGGACGCCTCGTCCGCGGGGTCTGCGAAAGACGAAATATCGGAAGAAGATCAGAAAGTCATCGTCCGTTCTAACGGCACCGTCGGCTACGTCGGCAAAGACATCGCCTACCACATGTGGAAGTTCGGTCTGCTCGGGCGCGATTTCGGCTATCGCAAGTTCTATCGCTATCCCAACCAGCACGACTGCTGGATCTCCACGGCCAACGGCGAAAAAGATCATCCGCACTTCGGCGATGTCGCCGAAAACTATAACGTCATCGATGTTCGGCAGTCGGAAGCGCAGAACACCGTGATGGAAGCTCTGCGCGGTCTCGGTCATGAAGAAGCTGCCGACCATTTCACGCACGTTTCCTATGGAATGGTGGTGCTGACTCCGCGCTGCGCCGCCGAACTCGGCTACAACCTGAGCGATGAAGACAAAGCGCGCTCTTACATCGAAGTCAGCGGACGCAAAGGCTTCGGCGTAAAAGCCGACGACCTGCTGGACCAGCTCATCGCCTCCGCCAAAAAAGAAGTCGACGCGCGCCATCCCCAACTCACTGACCAGGAGCGCCAGGATATCGCCACGCAGATCGCCATCGGCGCCCTGCGCTACTTCATGCTGAAATACACCAAGCAGTCCATGATCGCATTCGATTTCAAAGAGGCCCTCAGCTTCGACGGCGAGACCGGACCCTACGCTCAGTACACAGCCGTGCGCGCCACCAGCATCTTCCGCAAAGCCGGAATCGACCCCGAAAGTTTCCGCGCCGACGCCGCGAGCAAAATTTCCGCCTCCGACTTGACGAACTTTCTCACCAGCGCGCAAGCCAGCGAAATCGGGGGGAACGAAATCTGGGAACTCTGGCTCGCCGCCTCCAAAACTTCCGCAGTGATTGACCAGTGCATCGCGACCACCGAACCCGCATTCCTAGCCAAACATGTGTTTCAGCTCGGCCAACTTTTCAACACCTTCTATCACCGCCACCCCATCCTCGCCGAAGCGGACGAACAGCGAAAACAATTCCTGCTGGCCACCGTTGCCGTTGTTCGCCGCGAATTAATTCGCTGCCTCGCAGTGATGGGCACCACCGTGCCCCCGGTCATGTAAAATACCGCCACTCGCGGCGCACGGGTCGTGCTCGCGCCGCGAATCAGTTTCTACATGCCGAACTCAGCGTCCTCCTCCGCGCCCGCTCCGTGGCTTGGCCGCATCCTTCGCGCCTTGCTCGCGTTGACGCTCGTTCTCGCCGGCGCCGCCATGATCTACGAGAACATTGCTGAGGCTCGCGACCGCCGCTTCAATCCCATGCCCGGCAAACTCGTGGACATCGGCGGATACAGATTGCACCTCAACTGCACCGGGGAGGGGTCTCCCACCGTCATCCTCGAATCCGGCCTCGGAGACACCTTTATTTCCTGGGGCAAAGTGCAGCCGCAGATCGCCAAATTCAGCCGCGTCTGTTCCTACGACCGCGCCGGCCTCGGCTACAGCGATCCCAGTCCTCAACCCCGCACCAGTCAGGCGATCGCCGCCGAGTTGCATCGACTGCTCCAGGCGGCAGGCATCGCGCCTCCTTATATTCTTGTCGGTCACTCCATGGGGGGATTGACCATGCGCCTCTTCGCCAGCCTCTATCGCAAGGAAGTCGCCGGCATGGTGCTCGTCGATTCCTCTCACCCCGACCAGGAAAATCGTCTTCCTCCGGAACTGAAAAACATTGAAGCGACCGAACTGCGCGAGGCCGAGTTCCTCGCCTACACCATGCCCTTCGGGCTTCCGCGCCTGCTCGCTCTTTGCGACGATGACCCCGTGCAGCGCGCCGCCGAATGCAACTTCCACAGCGCGCGCGAAAGTGTCGCCGAACTAAAAAGTTTCCCCGAAAGCGCCGCCCAGACAGCCGGCACGGGCCCGTTCGGCGACATCCCTCTGGCCGTGCTCTCCCATGATCCCGACAAACCCTCCGCCGACCTTCCCTCCGACCTCACCAAGCCCACCAACGAAGCCTGGGAGAAGATGCAGGAAGAGTTGCCGCATCTCTCCACCCGCGGCGCCCAAACCATCGCGAAAAACAGCGGCCACTACATCCAGTTCGATCGCCCCGAGATCGTGATCGACGCCGTTAAAAGCGTCGTCGATCAAGCCCGCGCCGCGCAGGATTCTCCCCGATAAGAATATTTGTCATTTCGAGCGCCGTTGTGACGCACGTCACGATGAAAACCACCCTTGATCTCTAGGTCATTCCGAACGGCTTCAGCCGTGAGGAACCTGCTGTTCACCGGGAGCGCCCTTGCCGCCGGAGATGTGCTACTACGTCTACATCATGTCGAGCAAAAGCCGCGTCCTGTACATCGGCGTCAC contains the following coding sequences:
- the argS gene encoding arginine--tRNA ligase, with amino-acid sequence MYRHLEHRLAQRVLECLQSRYPGVALPRVVVEQPPKVELGDFAIPIFPFAKPLRSAPLKIAEAIRDEIGPIEGIAGIQVAPPGYLNVSINRGWMASALAADRKPAVEVPPGKILVEHSSINPNKAAHIGHLRNAILGDTFVRLLRYAGRSVDIQNYIDNTGVQVADVVVGFTHIEKKSRAEIETLTRQPRFDYYCWDLYARVSQWYEADKQNLQFRLQTLHAIEDASSETAAIADSISVAVLRRHLETMDRLDIEYDFLPRESEILQLHFWDAAFIRLKESGVLTFETEGKNKGCWVMRRAGTSAEQGAADASSAGSAKDEISEEDQKVIVRSNGTVGYVGKDIAYHMWKFGLLGRDFGYRKFYRYPNQHDCWISTANGEKDHPHFGDVAENYNVIDVRQSEAQNTVMEALRGLGHEEAADHFTHVSYGMVVLTPRCAAELGYNLSDEDKARSYIEVSGRKGFGVKADDLLDQLIASAKKEVDARHPQLTDQERQDIATQIAIGALRYFMLKYTKQSMIAFDFKEALSFDGETGPYAQYTAVRATSIFRKAGIDPESFRADAASKISASDLTNFLTSAQASEIGGNEIWELWLAASKTSAVIDQCIATTEPAFLAKHVFQLGQLFNTFYHRHPILAEADEQRKQFLLATVAVVRRELIRCLAVMGTTVPPVM
- a CDS encoding alpha/beta hydrolase yields the protein MPNSASSSAPAPWLGRILRALLALTLVLAGAAMIYENIAEARDRRFNPMPGKLVDIGGYRLHLNCTGEGSPTVILESGLGDTFISWGKVQPQIAKFSRVCSYDRAGLGYSDPSPQPRTSQAIAAELHRLLQAAGIAPPYILVGHSMGGLTMRLFASLYRKEVAGMVLVDSSHPDQENRLPPELKNIEATELREAEFLAYTMPFGLPRLLALCDDDPVQRAAECNFHSARESVAELKSFPESAAQTAGTGPFGDIPLAVLSHDPDKPSADLPSDLTKPTNEAWEKMQEELPHLSTRGAQTIAKNSGHYIQFDRPEIVIDAVKSVVDQARAAQDSPR